One window from the genome of Triticum urartu cultivar G1812 unplaced genomic scaffold, Tu2.1 TuUngrouped_contig_7564, whole genome shotgun sequence encodes:
- the LOC125531594 gene encoding norbelladine synthase-like, giving the protein MAMRRNKVHEFEADVPAAELWGLYGTLRAAELLPELLPQVLAKIQLVSGDGDVGTILELTFAPGIPGLETYREKFIKVDNENYIKEAQTIDGDILKLGFLYYMVRFEIIAKGPSSSVIRSTIVYEINEETHPGLEAMVSTGPLAATAEKFAGYLKEQKIPQSS; this is encoded by the exons AtggcgatgaggaggaacaaggTTCACGAGTTCGAGGCCGATGTGCCCGCCGCCGAGCTATGGGGGCTCTACGGCACGCTCCGTGCGGCCGAGCTGCTGCCAGAGCTTCTCCCGCAGGTGCTCGCCAAGATACAGCTCGTGAGCGGCGACGGCGACGTCGGCACCATCTTGGAGCTCACATTTGCTCCAG GGATCCCTGGCCTGGAGACATACAGGGAGAAATTCATCAAGGTTGACAATGAGAACTACATCAAGGAGGCGCAGACGATCGACGGAGACATCCTGAAGCTCGGGTTCCTCTATTACATGGTCAGGTTCGAGATCATCGCCAAAGGACCCAGTTCTTCAGTGATAAGATCGACCATTGTGTATGAGATAAATGAGGAAACTCACCCCGGGCTTGAAGCTATGGTCAGCACCGGACCTCTGGCTGCAACTGCTGAGAAATTTGCAGGGTACCTCAAGGAGCAGAAGATCCCTCAGAGCAGTTAA